The segment ATCATATCTGGTTGATACTGGTAAATATGACTAATTAATCTTAATTAAATTGCATCACTATAGGGTGGCTATCCGGGACAACAATACGGTGGCTATGGCCAACCGCAGGGTGGTTATCCTGGACAGGCTCCCAGTGGATATGGAGGGTATGCACCTCCGCCGCAGCCTGGAGTGAATCCGGAAATTCAAAACATTTTCCGCAGCGTAGATAAGGATGGCTCTGGCAAGATTAATGCAAAAGAACTGCAGGCAGCACTAATCAATGGCCGCGGAGATCATTTTTCGGACACTGCTTGTACTTTAATGATTGGTAATGTCTACAGTGTTAATGTCGAGCCTGGTAGAAGAGAATGTACTTTTATTTACAGGAATGTTTGACCGTGATCGCAGTGGAACAATTGATATTTATGAATTCGATAAGCTGTATGCCTACATAAATCAATGGTTGCAGACTTTCAAGACTTATGATCGAGATTCCTCAGGTCACATTGAGGAAGGCGAATTATCTCAGGGTTTGCGTTAGTAGTCCATAAATTATACGTTTGAAATTGATTAAACTTTTCTTGCAGCTCTATCCCAAATGGGTTTTCGTTTTTCGCCTCAGTTCATTCAGTTTCTGATTGCGAAAAACGATCCTGTCCAGCGCAAGGAGATTTCGGTGGATCAGTTTATTGTCACCTGT is part of the Sabethes cyaneus chromosome 2, idSabCyanKW18_F2, whole genome shotgun sequence genome and harbors:
- the LOC128737222 gene encoding peflin — translated: MAYQGGYPGQQYGGYGQPQGGYPGQAPSGYGGYAPPPQPGVNPEIQNIFRSVDKDGSGKINAKELQAALINGRGDHFSDTACTLMIGMFDRDRSGTIDIYEFDKLYAYINQWLQTFKTYDRDSSGHIEEGELSQALSQMGFRFSPQFIQFLIAKNDPVQRKEISVDQFIVTCVQIQRFTEAFRVRDSEQKGVITIGFEDFLNIALTIST